In Streptomyces canus, one DNA window encodes the following:
- the fxsT gene encoding FxSxx-COOH system tetratricopeptide repeat protein — MRRNSRGKRRLDQVLAVTGTAVAAGALAGVKFVGGWAQFLVICLLAAGTGLGAYSGNSLRARAAGTPPQVLISHPHGDEPWAHWLAWRLRRIGYLTSTRPWAPAEQLVPPPPEVAPDHELIIVSRALDDTPHPTEHTRVARARGKSVLALVTTHHDPPLTRWAGCELLTLAGRTADDAAATIDARLHQAGAVPLPEYTASHVVGEVEPRYPALGPLVTNFDRRAVSHFAARREELALLRAVLGTVDVSGGGRTCAIHGLSGIGKTRLALEYARRYEDLFDVIWRVEAAHAPTARASLLALAHKLQDLRDQQTGTRAQHEDRDPEQTLQHLLSNELPRTRALLIYDGAEDDSTIRQLLPDTGNGGQVLITSVNPVWQRSAPHHRIALEAFTAEEAVSFLRNESGVDDEAGLAKIVDRLGRLPLALEPAAASLRDEPDIDAYLQALDLPSQIDPSARAETSPSGAPAWIHSFNQAETKDALAGLLLRLCAFLAPQGIPSYFFEADGQRTDLLPRPLAEGVAQPLRDRRIKDTARNSSLLTGEGKLVMHTQVQAVIREEMPPEEQIFHAAAAVCLVNGWFPEDPEQESTWPQCVELLPHARVVLDHCGRLGVVDENTSTLLQSMGEYFRVQGDRTEAERLLMDALRQRENLWGRQNSLVANTLVSLSRLKVLSAELPEARSFAEDALKIRLRLDGDRDPRTLESRMQLGRVLRELGDFDGASEAAAQTLLRLRRLSETDPVKIADGLCDLGLVRWRQGRLGEALDLHREALHLLERAPGDGEPARRNRTAFVHQALGLALLDSHDLEGAEEHLRSALDVLECAGYAVGHPVVLSSSVHLGETLRQRAARYRGRDDRRSPARERSSPGEREAERLLAEAKRIFDQVLSAPHMDGDRDHPDRACALVRYSHLLHDQGNSEAALTEVKNAIRIYTEKYGSQHPYVAEARHRRALIRKGSGGQPLRWREDLTTARDIYLRVHPTDHPLIQQIEEELRDAPAPSPGDIADDRHP; from the coding sequence ATGCGCCGTAACAGTCGGGGCAAGCGACGTCTGGACCAGGTGCTGGCCGTCACGGGCACGGCCGTGGCCGCGGGCGCCCTCGCCGGGGTCAAGTTCGTCGGCGGATGGGCGCAGTTCCTGGTGATCTGCCTGCTGGCCGCGGGCACCGGTCTCGGCGCCTACTCGGGGAACTCCTTACGGGCACGTGCCGCGGGTACTCCGCCGCAGGTGCTGATCAGCCATCCGCACGGCGACGAACCCTGGGCACACTGGCTGGCCTGGCGGCTCCGGCGGATCGGGTATCTCACCTCCACCCGGCCGTGGGCTCCGGCGGAGCAACTGGTGCCGCCTCCCCCGGAGGTCGCCCCTGATCATGAACTCATCATCGTGTCCCGGGCGTTGGACGACACGCCTCACCCGACCGAGCACACGCGGGTGGCCCGCGCTCGCGGCAAGTCCGTACTCGCCCTGGTGACCACGCACCACGATCCCCCGTTGACGCGATGGGCCGGTTGTGAGCTGCTGACGCTGGCCGGCCGTACCGCCGACGACGCGGCGGCCACCATCGACGCGCGGCTGCACCAGGCCGGCGCGGTCCCCCTGCCGGAGTACACGGCCTCCCACGTGGTCGGCGAGGTCGAACCGCGCTATCCGGCCCTCGGCCCCCTCGTCACCAACTTCGACCGACGGGCGGTGTCGCACTTCGCGGCGCGGCGCGAGGAACTCGCCCTGCTGCGCGCGGTCCTCGGCACGGTGGACGTCTCGGGCGGCGGGCGCACCTGCGCGATCCACGGCCTCAGCGGAATCGGCAAGACGCGGCTGGCCCTGGAGTACGCCCGCCGGTACGAGGATCTGTTCGACGTCATCTGGCGGGTCGAGGCCGCCCATGCCCCGACCGCCCGGGCGAGTCTCCTCGCCCTGGCGCACAAGCTCCAGGACCTGCGCGATCAGCAGACGGGTACGCGGGCACAGCACGAGGACCGCGATCCCGAACAGACGCTCCAGCACCTGCTGTCCAACGAGTTACCCAGGACCAGGGCGCTGTTGATCTACGACGGGGCGGAGGACGACTCCACCATCCGGCAGTTGCTGCCCGACACCGGAAACGGCGGCCAGGTTCTGATCACCTCCGTCAACCCCGTCTGGCAGCGCAGCGCTCCCCACCACCGCATCGCCCTGGAGGCGTTCACCGCGGAGGAGGCCGTGTCCTTTCTCCGCAACGAGAGCGGGGTCGACGACGAGGCCGGACTGGCGAAGATCGTCGACCGGCTGGGACGGCTGCCCCTGGCACTGGAACCCGCGGCGGCCTCCCTGCGCGACGAGCCCGACATAGACGCGTACCTCCAGGCCCTGGACCTGCCCTCGCAGATTGATCCGTCCGCCCGTGCGGAGACGAGCCCGAGCGGTGCCCCGGCCTGGATCCACTCCTTCAACCAGGCCGAGACGAAGGACGCGCTCGCGGGGCTGCTGCTGCGTCTGTGCGCCTTCCTCGCGCCGCAGGGCATACCCAGCTACTTCTTCGAAGCCGACGGACAGCGCACCGACCTCCTGCCGAGACCGCTCGCCGAGGGGGTGGCACAGCCATTGCGCGACCGCCGTATCAAGGACACGGCCAGGAACTCCTCGCTGCTCACGGGGGAGGGCAAGCTCGTGATGCACACCCAGGTGCAGGCCGTGATCCGCGAGGAGATGCCGCCGGAGGAGCAGATCTTCCACGCGGCCGCCGCGGTGTGCCTGGTCAACGGCTGGTTCCCGGAGGATCCGGAGCAGGAGAGCACCTGGCCCCAGTGCGTCGAACTGCTCCCGCACGCCCGGGTGGTGCTCGACCACTGCGGAAGGCTCGGGGTCGTCGACGAGAACACCTCGACCCTGCTGCAGAGCATGGGCGAGTACTTCCGTGTGCAGGGCGACCGCACCGAGGCGGAGCGGCTCCTGATGGACGCCCTGCGCCAGCGGGAGAATCTCTGGGGCCGCCAGAACTCGCTCGTCGCCAACACCCTGGTGTCCCTCAGCCGGCTCAAGGTGCTGAGTGCCGAGCTGCCCGAGGCGCGCAGTTTCGCCGAGGACGCGCTCAAGATACGGCTGCGTCTCGACGGTGACCGCGACCCACGCACGCTGGAGAGCCGCATGCAACTGGGGCGGGTCCTTCGCGAGCTCGGTGACTTCGACGGGGCGTCCGAGGCCGCGGCCCAGACCCTGCTGCGTCTGCGGAGACTCTCCGAGACCGACCCGGTGAAGATCGCCGACGGCCTGTGCGACCTCGGCCTCGTCCGCTGGCGGCAGGGGCGGCTCGGTGAAGCGCTGGACCTGCACCGGGAGGCGCTGCACCTGCTGGAGCGGGCGCCGGGAGACGGCGAGCCCGCGCGACGCAACCGTACGGCGTTCGTCCACCAGGCTCTGGGGCTGGCCCTGTTGGACTCCCATGACCTGGAGGGAGCCGAGGAGCATCTGCGGAGCGCGCTGGACGTCCTGGAGTGTGCCGGCTACGCGGTGGGCCATCCGGTCGTTCTCTCCTCGTCCGTTCATCTGGGCGAGACGCTCAGGCAGCGGGCGGCGAGGTACCGGGGGCGGGACGACCGGCGCTCCCCCGCGCGCGAGCGTTCCTCACCGGGGGAACGGGAAGCCGAGCGTCTCCTCGCCGAGGCGAAACGGATCTTCGACCAAGTGCTGTCCGCGCCCCACATGGACGGGGACCGGGACCACCCCGACCGGGCCTGCGCCCTGGTCCGCTACTCGCATCTCCTCCACGACCAGGGCAACAGCGAGGCGGCGTTGACGGAGGTCAAGAACGCCATCCGGATCTACACCGAGAAGTACGGCTCCCAGCACCCCTATGTGGCCGAGGCCCGCCACCGCCGGGCCCTGATCCGCAAGGGGAGCGGTGGCCAGCCGCTCCGCTGGCGCGAGGACCTGACCACGGCACGGGACATCTACCTGCGGGTGCATCCCACGGACCACCCGCTCATCCAGCAGATCGAGGAGGAGCTGCGGGACGCTCCCGCCCCGTCCCCGGGCGACATCGCGGACGACCGTCATCCCTGA
- a CDS encoding AfsR/SARP family transcriptional regulator → MGRGSQSGLRFGLLGPPVLYDGQGGAGVRVVGSRKQRILLAALLLEAGRVVSAEALRDALWGSTPPASAKASLHNHVSRLRRLLDDPERLQAMAPGYLLRVAPGELDVQVFESHAARARGAHADGNWTETVQACAAALALWRGAPLSGVPSELVGYVLVQRLEEARLLLLEWHYDAELALADTRPGALVPELSALAAEHPLRESYHRQLMLALHRTGRQAEALAVHRDLRTRLVEELGVEPGPAVREAHVEVLRGGDGGGRAQAGTRGAGAVRDDGADQTGGEGAAGRSGRAVDFGELREERRSRPPGALPAGATREDAPPGPHPSRPGPHPSRPAPHPSHPAVDPSAPAPAPEDETPLPLPRPAQLPPPPGHFTGRTTARDALRGALTLGGGPAVGVISGMAGVGKSALALHVAHGLRGRFPDGQLYVNLQGATPGMTPLTPAQALTALLRDLGAEPRSIPEHPDAAAALLRSLLAPTRTLMVLDDAASAAQVRPLLPAGAGCAVIVTSRSPLTALDDAHRFPLTPLSAEESAELLRAVSGRDSRDGPGADRTTLVTPDADVDAGTSATAIDATHPLIELTGRLPLALRVVAARLAARQALTPDVLADQLAATEDRLRHLEYDDLSVRRSLAVAHDALAASGRRSDRDAALALCRIGALDLPTYGIPLVARLLGADGTDETRAEDALDRLVDVALLEETAYGRYAPHGLVRDFARELAGTGHAPDIARTALRWYAAVAERALTAIVEPGLDLEDRRRPTAAQPPEHAAHVLAIPPFPSSESAFAWGESELENIIVLAERHTDTPDERTAAHVSTLLRLLSPFLQRSGRVAETEVLGRAALTVARRLGDEAAEACALGDLAGLHFLTGRHSEALALNDHALAIWRRLGEDSWTRRCLNNRGLLLEGLGRYAESGEALRQSLAYSRQLNDPFGEAVAHSNLGNLYEHTDPRAAIEQHRRSLAIGEETGSVVVRHSAHCNIGYAHLTLGEPAAAMAHFEESLRILGSPGDWHGESQSRLGLVRALRLIGHGERAAAECAELLRRADARADRYTGALARHQHGLLLRERGRAEEAHEQWRAALDALDGTDEKTVLQELIALLDDSCLR, encoded by the coding sequence ATGGGGCGCGGATCGCAGTCGGGGCTGCGGTTCGGACTGCTCGGGCCGCCGGTTCTGTACGACGGCCAGGGTGGGGCCGGGGTGCGTGTCGTCGGCAGCCGCAAGCAGCGGATCCTGTTGGCCGCGCTGCTCCTCGAAGCCGGCCGGGTCGTCTCCGCCGAGGCCCTCAGGGACGCCCTGTGGGGCAGCACCCCGCCGGCCTCGGCGAAGGCCTCCCTGCACAACCACGTCTCCCGGCTGCGGCGGCTGCTCGACGACCCCGAGCGGCTGCAGGCGATGGCCCCCGGTTATCTGCTGCGCGTCGCGCCGGGCGAACTCGACGTCCAGGTCTTCGAGAGCCACGCAGCCCGGGCCCGCGGTGCGCACGCCGACGGGAACTGGACCGAGACCGTCCAGGCGTGCGCGGCGGCGCTCGCGCTGTGGCGGGGCGCGCCGCTCAGCGGGGTCCCGTCCGAACTCGTCGGATACGTCCTGGTCCAGCGCCTGGAGGAGGCTCGACTGCTGCTCCTGGAGTGGCACTACGACGCCGAGCTCGCCCTCGCCGACACCCGGCCGGGCGCCCTCGTCCCCGAACTCTCCGCGCTCGCCGCCGAGCACCCGCTGCGCGAGTCCTACCACCGCCAGCTGATGCTCGCCCTCCACCGCACCGGCCGCCAGGCCGAGGCCCTCGCCGTCCACCGCGACCTGCGGACCCGCCTGGTCGAGGAACTCGGTGTGGAGCCGGGCCCGGCGGTCCGCGAGGCCCATGTGGAGGTGCTGCGCGGGGGAGACGGCGGAGGGAGGGCCCAGGCCGGGACCCGGGGTGCGGGTGCTGTTCGGGACGACGGGGCCGACCAGACCGGAGGGGAGGGCGCAGCAGGCCGTTCGGGAAGGGCCGTTGACTTCGGCGAGCTACGCGAGGAGCGCCGGTCGCGCCCTCCCGGTGCGCTTCCCGCAGGCGCTACGCGCGAAGATGCCCCGCCCGGCCCCCATCCCTCGCGCCCCGGCCCCCATCCCTCGCGCCCCGCCCCCCATCCGTCGCACCCTGCCGTCGATCCGTCGGCGCCCGCCCCCGCCCCCGAGGACGAAACCCCCCTCCCCCTGCCCCGCCCCGCCCAACTGCCCCCACCCCCAGGCCACTTCACCGGCCGCACCACCGCCCGCGACGCCCTCCGCGGCGCCCTCACCCTCGGCGGCGGACCGGCAGTCGGTGTCATCAGCGGCATGGCAGGCGTCGGCAAGAGTGCGCTCGCCCTGCACGTCGCCCATGGGCTGCGGGGACGTTTCCCTGACGGCCAGCTCTACGTCAATCTCCAGGGCGCCACCCCGGGAATGACCCCCCTCACCCCGGCCCAGGCCCTGACCGCCCTGCTCCGCGACCTCGGCGCCGAGCCGCGCAGTATTCCCGAACACCCGGACGCGGCAGCCGCGTTGCTGCGCTCACTGCTCGCGCCCACCCGCACGCTCATGGTGCTGGACGACGCCGCGAGCGCCGCGCAGGTACGGCCGCTGCTGCCGGCCGGCGCCGGCTGCGCGGTGATCGTCACCAGCCGTTCGCCCCTGACCGCCCTCGACGACGCCCACCGCTTCCCGCTCACCCCGCTCTCGGCCGAGGAGAGCGCGGAGTTGCTGCGCGCGGTGTCGGGCCGGGACAGCCGGGACGGCCCCGGCGCCGATCGCACCACCCTCGTCACCCCCGATGCCGATGTCGATGCCGGCACTTCCGCCACCGCCATTGACGCCACCCACCCCCTCATAGAACTCACCGGCCGCCTCCCCCTGGCCCTCCGCGTCGTAGCCGCGCGCCTGGCCGCACGTCAGGCACTCACCCCCGACGTCCTCGCCGACCAACTGGCCGCCACCGAGGACCGGTTGCGGCACCTGGAGTACGACGACCTCTCCGTCCGCCGCTCCCTGGCCGTCGCCCACGACGCCCTCGCCGCCTCCGGTCGCCGGTCCGACCGCGATGCCGCCCTCGCTCTGTGCCGCATCGGCGCCCTCGACCTCCCCACCTACGGCATCCCCCTCGTCGCCCGCCTCCTCGGCGCCGACGGCACCGACGAGACCCGTGCCGAGGACGCGCTCGACCGCCTCGTCGACGTGGCCCTCCTGGAGGAGACGGCGTACGGCCGCTACGCCCCGCACGGCCTGGTCCGCGACTTCGCGCGGGAACTCGCGGGCACCGGGCACGCCCCCGACATCGCCCGCACCGCCCTGCGCTGGTACGCGGCCGTCGCCGAACGCGCCCTCACCGCGATCGTCGAACCCGGCCTCGATCTGGAGGACCGCCGCCGTCCGACCGCCGCGCAGCCGCCGGAGCACGCGGCACATGTGCTGGCCATCCCGCCGTTCCCGTCCTCCGAGAGTGCCTTCGCCTGGGGCGAGTCGGAGCTGGAGAACATCATCGTCCTGGCCGAACGGCACACGGACACCCCCGACGAGCGCACCGCCGCCCATGTCTCGACCCTGCTGCGCCTGCTCTCGCCCTTCCTCCAGCGCAGCGGCCGGGTGGCCGAGACGGAGGTCCTCGGCCGGGCCGCGCTCACGGTGGCGCGGCGCCTCGGTGACGAGGCGGCCGAGGCGTGTGCCCTGGGCGACCTCGCCGGACTGCACTTCCTGACCGGCCGGCACAGCGAGGCTCTGGCCCTCAACGACCACGCCCTCGCGATCTGGCGGCGGCTCGGTGAGGACTCCTGGACCCGCCGCTGCCTCAACAACCGGGGGCTCCTGCTCGAAGGCCTGGGCCGGTACGCCGAGTCGGGCGAGGCACTGCGGCAGAGCCTCGCCTACTCACGGCAGTTGAACGACCCCTTCGGCGAGGCCGTGGCCCACAGCAACCTGGGCAACCTGTACGAGCACACCGACCCGCGCGCCGCCATCGAGCAGCACCGGCGTTCGCTCGCCATCGGCGAGGAGACCGGCAGCGTGGTCGTCCGGCACTCGGCACACTGCAACATCGGCTACGCCCACCTCACCCTCGGCGAACCGGCCGCCGCGATGGCGCACTTCGAGGAGAGCCTGCGCATCCTCGGCAGCCCCGGCGACTGGCACGGCGAGTCGCAGAGCCGCCTCGGGCTGGTCCGTGCCCTGCGCCTGATCGGCCACGGCGAACGCGCCGCCGCCGAGTGCGCGGAACTGCTGCGCCGCGCGGACGCCCGCGCCGACCGCTACACCGGCGCCCTCGCCCGCCACCAGCACGGACTCCTGCTGCGTGAACGGGGCAGAGCGGAGGAGGCCCACGAGCAGTGGCGGGCCGCTCTCGACGCGCTGGACGGGACGGACGAGAAGACGGTGCTCCAGGAGCTCATCGCGCTGCTCGACGACTCCTGCCTACGGTGA
- a CDS encoding glycosyltransferase family 4 protein, with product MHWAFPPTVGGVESHLADYAALLARRGYRVTLLTGEPRPQPVDQVDILTHPLLRLAEYHRTARDRGSKRLTPLEQRQAAELLDWLTRTVDSRGIQIVHGHNLHHFSPVPALALSRLRERTGTPLLHTYHSIWPEDPWTARFCRSWDGHYVVSDYLAFACRTHLGIRARRTYLGIATSRFRDLPPARDNGSSTVLLPARLIPDKGAELAVRMVGRLRQTGLSVRLVLTSPHEVVDWHEEQQGFLLRLNKLIDDLNLRSHVDLVPTPKELMPRLYAQSHVVVYPSDYPEPLGLAPLEAMSAGRPVVVTATGGLPEAVIHGGTGYVVTPGDLDQLGERVRSLILDPELSNRLGQQGRRHVERQFNLDTYVDKMSTQYSAFVEDRVEGLPRSG from the coding sequence GTGCACTGGGCCTTTCCGCCTACGGTCGGAGGCGTCGAGTCACATCTGGCCGACTACGCCGCCCTGTTGGCGCGCAGGGGCTACCGAGTGACCCTGCTCACCGGCGAGCCCCGCCCACAGCCGGTCGACCAGGTCGACATCCTCACCCACCCCCTGCTGCGGCTGGCGGAGTACCACCGCACCGCCCGGGATCGGGGGAGTAAGCGGTTGACGCCGCTCGAACAGCGTCAGGCCGCGGAACTGCTGGACTGGCTCACGCGGACCGTGGACAGCCGTGGCATACAGATCGTGCACGGACACAACCTGCACCACTTCTCGCCCGTACCTGCGCTGGCGCTGAGCCGGCTGCGGGAGCGTACCGGCACGCCCTTGCTGCACACGTACCACAGCATCTGGCCCGAGGATCCCTGGACGGCTCGGTTCTGCCGGTCGTGGGACGGCCACTACGTGGTGTCGGACTATCTCGCGTTCGCCTGCCGTACGCATCTGGGCATCCGCGCCCGGCGCACCTACCTGGGGATCGCCACCAGCCGCTTCCGCGATCTGCCGCCGGCCCGCGACAACGGCTCCAGCACCGTGCTGCTGCCCGCTCGTCTCATTCCGGACAAGGGCGCGGAGCTGGCCGTCCGCATGGTGGGCCGGCTCCGGCAGACCGGCCTGTCCGTCCGCCTCGTGCTGACCAGCCCGCACGAGGTCGTGGACTGGCACGAGGAACAACAGGGGTTCCTGCTGCGGCTCAACAAACTGATCGACGATCTGAACCTGCGTTCCCATGTGGATCTGGTGCCTACCCCCAAGGAGCTCATGCCACGGCTCTACGCACAGTCCCACGTGGTCGTGTACCCGTCCGACTACCCCGAGCCGCTCGGGCTGGCACCGCTGGAGGCGATGTCCGCCGGACGGCCCGTCGTCGTCACCGCGACGGGTGGTCTGCCGGAGGCCGTCATCCACGGCGGGACGGGGTACGTCGTGACGCCGGGGGATCTCGATCAACTGGGTGAGCGGGTGCGGAGTCTGATCCTCGACCCGGAGCTCTCCAACCGGCTGGGACAGCAGGGGCGCAGGCATGTGGAGCGTCAGTTCAACCTCGACACCTACGTCGACAAGATGTCCACGCAGTACTCGGCCTTTGTGGAGGACCGCGTCGAAGGCCTGCCCCGGAGCGGGTAG
- a CDS encoding glycosyltransferase family 2 protein has product MGAPRIAVAVVTMGNRPDEVDALLRSVAKQDIAPARVVIVGNGCRLPEFAERLSLPGEVTTLDVEENLGCPGGRNVALARLRDFGDVDVVVELDDDGLLVDADVLRRVQELFAADERLGIVGFRIADESGETQQRHVPRVGASDPMRGGHVTGFLGGGHAFRMAMLAETGDWPAEFFFAHEETDLAWRAADHGWHILYAPELLLQHPKTSPARHAIYYRVNARNRVWLVRRRLPLPLIPVHLGVWTALTLLRTRSVSGLRAWFGGFVEGLREPAGERRPMRWRTVWHLTRLGRPPVI; this is encoded by the coding sequence ATGGGCGCGCCGAGGATCGCCGTCGCCGTGGTGACCATGGGGAACCGGCCCGACGAGGTCGACGCCCTGCTGCGGTCCGTGGCCAAGCAGGACATCGCCCCGGCCCGGGTCGTGATCGTGGGCAACGGCTGCCGGTTGCCCGAGTTCGCCGAGCGGCTCTCCCTGCCCGGCGAGGTCACCACCCTCGACGTCGAGGAGAACCTCGGCTGTCCCGGCGGCCGGAACGTGGCGCTCGCCCGGCTGCGCGACTTCGGCGACGTGGACGTCGTAGTGGAACTCGACGACGACGGCCTGCTCGTGGACGCCGATGTGCTGCGCCGCGTACAGGAGTTGTTCGCGGCCGACGAGCGTCTCGGCATCGTCGGCTTCCGTATCGCCGACGAGAGCGGCGAGACCCAGCAGCGGCACGTGCCCCGCGTCGGCGCCTCCGATCCGATGCGCGGCGGCCATGTCACCGGGTTCCTGGGCGGCGGGCACGCCTTCCGCATGGCCATGCTCGCCGAGACCGGGGACTGGCCCGCCGAGTTCTTCTTCGCCCATGAGGAGACCGACCTGGCCTGGCGGGCCGCCGACCACGGCTGGCACATCCTGTACGCGCCCGAACTGCTGCTGCAGCACCCGAAGACCTCACCGGCCCGGCACGCCATCTACTACCGGGTCAACGCCCGCAACCGCGTCTGGCTGGTGCGCCGCCGGCTGCCCCTGCCGCTCATCCCGGTGCACCTCGGCGTGTGGACGGCGCTCACCCTGCTGCGGACCCGGTCGGTGAGTGGACTGCGCGCCTGGTTCGGCGGGTTCGTCGAGGGCCTGCGGGAACCGGCCGGCGAACGGCGGCCCATGCGGTGGCGAACGGTGTGGCACCTCACCCGGCTGGGACGCCCGCCCGTGATCTGA
- a CDS encoding glycogen debranching N-terminal domain-containing protein, with the protein MNDSASPQTGRQPFLDDTVICLSAPSFAMSSEDGQLRGTGVDGFYDQDRRLLHTLRLLVDGQEPEPVAHRPEGSREALFRAVCRSSEDPTSAPWLLVARERAVRRPDRGESGDAVLLQNVSGRAARCTVSVVAATDLADVATIKAGLPVDDVPCEQVEGVVPTVRWHSPHDNSEVVLRIEPVRPDAGGPLPRITPVEGRPGQVEFRWELLLRPDEEWSVHLLVHGKTTTVAGYPVPPRQGTPWQRAEVDGHARMAALLERALADLEALRLADRNSSAEEREDQFVAAGCPWFLGLFGRDSIWAARMMLPFGAGLARGTLWALARRQGTRHDSFTDEAPGRILHELRPAETRHGDGMVLPARYYASVDATPLFVVLLHEAWKWGLAEEDVSSLLPYARAAMGWVEQAMGGNDLISYGKGRADGLLHQGWKDSPDAIRDAEGRRVDPPIALCEVQGYAYQAAMGYAELLTVLAGEEKEAERWRERAERLRTAFHRYFWVDGPDGRRYPAIAVDGSGQPVTGPASNMGHLLNSGILQDDKEHRWVAEALMSDELRTPWGIRTRSARLAGFNPFSYHGGSVWAHDSAIAVHGLATTGFVEEAATLLGGMLDAAAHFDYRLPELYAAYPSSRFGQPAPYPPSCRPQAWAAASAALLCSAMLRVDADVPGRRLTLRPIAPSLMALNSPYSVRGLRLGERSVDVRVDIHGGTEVLGVDDEEWRIDVSGFRTT; encoded by the coding sequence GTGAACGACTCCGCCTCCCCTCAGACGGGCCGTCAGCCGTTTCTGGACGATACGGTGATCTGCCTGTCCGCGCCGTCGTTCGCGATGTCGTCCGAGGACGGACAGCTGCGGGGAACCGGGGTCGACGGCTTCTACGACCAGGACCGAAGGCTGCTGCACACGCTCAGGCTGCTCGTCGACGGCCAGGAGCCGGAACCCGTCGCCCATCGTCCGGAGGGTTCCCGGGAAGCGCTGTTCAGGGCGGTGTGCCGGTCCTCGGAGGACCCGACGTCGGCTCCCTGGCTGCTGGTCGCGCGGGAGCGCGCCGTACGGCGTCCGGACCGGGGCGAGTCGGGCGATGCCGTTCTGCTCCAGAACGTCAGCGGCCGGGCGGCCCGGTGCACCGTCTCGGTGGTGGCCGCCACCGATCTCGCCGACGTCGCCACGATCAAGGCGGGCCTGCCGGTCGACGACGTTCCCTGCGAGCAGGTGGAGGGTGTCGTCCCCACGGTGCGGTGGCACAGCCCGCACGACAACAGCGAGGTTGTGCTGCGGATCGAGCCCGTACGGCCGGACGCGGGCGGGCCGCTGCCGCGGATCACGCCGGTCGAGGGCCGGCCCGGGCAGGTGGAGTTCCGCTGGGAGCTGCTGCTGCGGCCGGACGAGGAGTGGTCCGTACACCTGCTGGTGCACGGCAAGACCACGACCGTGGCGGGCTATCCGGTGCCGCCCCGGCAGGGCACCCCCTGGCAGCGGGCCGAGGTGGACGGGCACGCGCGCATGGCCGCGCTGCTGGAACGGGCCCTGGCCGATCTGGAGGCGTTGCGGCTCGCCGACCGGAACAGCTCCGCCGAAGAGCGCGAGGATCAGTTCGTGGCCGCCGGCTGCCCCTGGTTCCTGGGCCTGTTCGGCCGTGACAGCATCTGGGCGGCCCGCATGATGCTCCCGTTCGGGGCCGGGCTGGCCCGCGGCACGCTCTGGGCCCTGGCCAGGCGCCAGGGCACGCGCCACGACTCGTTCACGGACGAGGCTCCCGGCAGGATCCTGCACGAGTTGCGGCCCGCGGAGACGCGCCACGGAGACGGCATGGTGCTGCCCGCCCGCTACTACGCGTCGGTGGACGCGACGCCGCTGTTCGTCGTGCTCCTGCACGAGGCATGGAAATGGGGCCTTGCCGAGGAGGACGTCAGCTCGTTGCTGCCGTACGCCCGGGCCGCCATGGGCTGGGTCGAGCAGGCGATGGGCGGCAACGACCTGATCAGCTACGGCAAAGGCCGGGCGGACGGGCTGCTCCACCAGGGGTGGAAGGACTCGCCCGACGCGATCCGTGACGCGGAGGGACGGCGCGTAGACCCGCCCATCGCCCTGTGCGAGGTACAGGGATACGCCTACCAGGCCGCCATGGGATACGCCGAACTCCTCACCGTGCTCGCGGGCGAGGAGAAGGAGGCCGAACGGTGGCGGGAACGGGCGGAGCGGCTGCGCACGGCCTTCCACCGGTACTTCTGGGTCGACGGTCCGGACGGCCGACGTTATCCGGCCATCGCCGTCGACGGGAGCGGGCAGCCCGTCACCGGCCCGGCCTCCAACATGGGGCACCTGCTGAACTCCGGCATCCTCCAGGACGACAAGGAACACCGGTGGGTGGCTGAGGCGCTCATGTCGGACGAACTGCGGACTCCCTGGGGAATCCGCACCCGTTCCGCGCGGCTGGCCGGATTCAATCCGTTCAGTTACCACGGCGGATCGGTCTGGGCGCACGACTCCGCCATCGCCGTGCACGGGCTCGCCACCACGGGTTTCGTCGAGGAGGCCGCGACTCTGCTGGGCGGCATGCTCGACGCGGCCGCACACTTCGACTACCGCTTGCCCGAGCTGTACGCGGCCTACCCGTCGTCCCGGTTCGGACAGCCGGCGCCGTATCCCCCCTCCTGCCGGCCTCAGGCCTGGGCGGCGGCGTCCGCGGCACTGCTCTGTTCCGCCATGCTTCGGGTGGACGCCGACGTGCCCGGCCGGCGACTGACGCTACGGCCGATCGCGCCCTCACTCATGGCACTGAATTCCCCCTACTCTGTTCGGGGATTGAGGCTCGGCGAACGCTCGGTCGACGTGCGCGTGGACATCCACGGCGGCACGGAGGTGCTGGGTGTCGACGACGAGGAGTGGCGTATCGACGTATCCGGGTTCCGCACGACCTGA
- a CDS encoding DUF3052 domain-containing protein, with the protein MSGTGPAGGYSATPLAKKLGIKAGHRVRLDGAPDGWDIPGLPDDCDVAAGGSHGADVVLTFHREYARLAAEADGLVAGLADDAALWVAWPRRAAGHVSDITENALREVFLPLGVVDVKVAALGEDWSGLKFVRRRENRRG; encoded by the coding sequence ATGTCAGGAACCGGGCCGGCGGGCGGCTACTCCGCCACGCCGCTCGCCAAGAAGCTCGGCATCAAGGCGGGGCACCGGGTACGGCTCGACGGCGCGCCCGACGGGTGGGACATCCCCGGGCTGCCCGACGACTGCGATGTCGCCGCCGGCGGTTCACACGGCGCGGATGTCGTCCTCACCTTCCATCGCGAGTACGCGCGGCTCGCGGCCGAGGCGGACGGACTGGTCGCCGGCCTCGCGGACGATGCCGCACTGTGGGTCGCCTGGCCGCGCAGAGCCGCCGGGCACGTCAGTGACATCACCGAGAACGCCCTGCGGGAGGTCTTCCTTCCGCTCGGTGTCGTCGACGTGAAGGTCGCGGCGCTGGGGGAGGACTGGTCGGGGCTGAAGTTCGTGCGGCGGAGGGAGAACCGGCGGGGGTGA